GAGGCGCGGCGTAGGGCCCGGGCGGGCCGTACCGGCCGGGCGCCCGCGGTACGCGGACGCAACGCGACGTCTTCCCGGACGCCCCGCGACTCCCCGGGTGCTCCGCGGTCTCCGGGTACTCCGTGGCTCCCGGGCACCCCTTCCGCCTCCGGGGTGCCCCGCAGTCGAAACCGAGCCCTCCGCCTCGGTGAACACCCTTCGTGGAGCGGATGTTTACCCGCAGCGACGCCGGTAACGCTCAGTAGTACATGGTCACCGAGGGAGACGAATGCTTACCGACAGATCCCTTGGGACAGATCCCCGCAGAGGAGGAAGTCATGTCGATCAGTGCGCTGGCCATCCTCGGGGTGGCGGCCGTCATGATCCTCGCACTCGCCATGGCACGGCCCGTGCGGCGCGCACACCCCGGGCGCTTCCGTCATCGGCTCGTCACGCCGCGGCTCAAGCCGATGAGCCGGAGCGAGGCCGAGCAGTACCTGGCCCAATGGGCCGTGATCTCGGGCCAGTTCGTGGAGTCGCCCGGCGGGGCGACCATCAGGGCCCATGAACTGCTGGAGACGGTGGCCACCGCGCGCGGCCTCCCCACCGCTTCGCACGAACTCCGGACGCGCGCCCTGGGCACCCTCTTCCCCGGTCACGCCGAGGCCGCCGGCCGACTGCGCGCCGCCTCGGGGCAGGCGGCGGCGGGGAAGGCGGACGCCGAGAGCCTGCGACAGGCCATGCTGGCGGGCCGCGCGCTGCTCACGGAGTTGCTGGCCGCGGCGCCCCGCGTCCCCGACATCGCCTCCGTCCCGCAGCGGGGGGTCCCGGCCGGGCGAGTTCCGCCGCAGCGCTCGGCAACCCTCCATCCGTGAGAGGTCCGTGCCTCCGTGCGATCCGTGCGATCCGTGCGGTCCGTGAGGTCCGTGAGGTCCGTGAGGTCCGTGAGGTCCGTACGTCAGTGAGATCCGTACGTCAGTGAGGTGCGCCGTCAGCCCGTCGTGAGATCCGCTGTTCGACGGCATCCACGCCAACGCGGGAGGCCGCGTGCCCGTGAGGTCCGCCCGTCTCCGACGCGGTTCCGTGGAGAACGGCCCCACAGCCCACGTGCGGCGCCGGAGCGGCGCGTCCCCGACCAGGGGCCGCGCCGCTCCGCACTCCCGGGAGGGCGATCGGGGGCCGGCAGCAGTGCCTCGGGGAACCGCCCGAGACGGACGACACCGCGCGAACACCCTTCGGCCGCTGGGTGAAGAAGGCATCCTTCTGGGTAAGCGGCGTTCTCGAACGAAGAATTGCGCGGGGGTGAACATGCTGTCAGGCGACGTGGCCGGCGAGCGGCACCAGCCTTCGCGGCCCTCGGTGCCGACGGGCGCGTCCGCCGCCCGCGGTCGGGTCGAACGGCTGCTGGAGGACCGTTTCCGGGAAGCGCCCCAAGTCCGGCCGCAGGCCGCGGTGCTGACGGATGCTCTGCTGGTCACCTCGGAGCTGGTGACCAACGCGATCCGGCACGGAGGCGGGGTCACCGGCTTCGCGGCACGGGTGACCGACGAAGGGCTGGAGCTGACGGTGCGGGACCGCAACCCCGCCGTGCCCGTCGTGCGCCTCCGACCGGACGGGCAGACGTTCCCCGTGGGCGGCTACGGCTGGCCCCTCGTCCAACGACTCGCCACACGCATCCACATCACCCCGCTGCGCGAGGGGAAGAGCATCACGGTCCTGCTCCCCCTCGGCCCGCGCTCTCCGGCCTGAACCAGCACGTCATTCAGGCTGATGTGCGCCGGATGACGGCGGTTGCATGGGAAAGCCGCGTGCCGGCCGAACCGCCCAGCTCCCGGGTGCCCCGGCGGGCCACCGACGGATCATCGGCCCCGGAGCAGGGGCCCAGGGACGTCGCGCGACACGTCCGGCTCCCCTGTCGCCCGTGACGCCCGCCCCGCGTCACCACCCGCGGGCGTCCGTGCCCCGCGAGCCCGGGGTACATTTGCTGATGAGCGGCCGGGTCGTCCGCGGCCACCCGTCCGGCACCGCGCAGGACGTGCAGGACACCATGGAGTTCAGTGCCCTGCACGGGATCCGCCGGACGATCGGACCGTGCCGCTGGGCCGGGCCGACGAGGCGTACCGGAAGATGATGTCGGGCAGCGCGCGCTTCCGCATGGTGCTCACCACCGGCTGACGGGCCGGCACCCGGCGATGCGCCGACCCAGCCGTCCCCGGGCCCGCTCCGCGCGAGCCTGCGGCGGCGGCACCGACCGCGACGCTTTCCCCCGCACCCTCTTGAGCGGATGTGACACATGACCACTGCACGAGACCTGATGATCACCGCCATGGACGTGGCGCCCAGCCGCCCCGTCACGCAGGGCGATCTGTCGCTCGCGCTCGCGGGAGCGGAGGTCGTCGACCTGCTCGCCGCCGAGGCCGTCACCCTGGACGGCGACCGCATCGTGCCCGGTCTCGGACCCGCCACGGGCGATCCGCTGCTGGCCCAGGCCGTGTCGTCGCTGGTCCGCGAGGCGCCGTACGAGCTCGTCGGCGACTGGCTCTGGCGACGGGGCAGGGGCCTGTCCGCGGCGTATCTGGCCGCGCTCGAGGCGGAGGGGCTGTTCGGCCGGCCACGCCGCCGCGGGCTGCGCTTCCGGGCCGGCCGCGAGGCGCCGGCAGATTCGGCGGACCGGCGGGCGGCGGCGGAACGTCTGGCCTCGGACGAGCCGGTCCTGGCCGCGCTCGCGTCGGCCGTCGGAATCCGCGACGACGGCGTGGGCGGCGGCGAGGAGGGACCGGACCGCGAGAAACCCGTCCACCCCGAGAGCCCCGAGAGCCCCGAGAACCCGGAGAACCCCGAAACCGGGTACGAGGGCCGGCACGAGACCGGGAGCGGGGCCGGAACCGGGAGCGAGGGCGGCCGTGGGACCGGCGGTGACAGGGCGGGCGACGGGACCGGGACGGGCGGGCTCCAGGAGGGCTCCGGTGGCTTCCCGAGCGTGTCCGACGACGTGGACACGGTGCTCGCGGCCGTGCTCGACGCGCTGACGCAGTTGGAGGCCATGAGGCAGCGTCGCTCCGTCGAGCAGGCCGCGTTCGACAACATCTGGCGAGGCGACTGACGCGGCGGCGGTGCCGGACCCCCGTCACCGGTCCGTCCGCCGCCCCGCCCGCTCTCCGGCCTTCCGAGACGGCCGTCCGGCACCCCGGCGCAACGCGGGAGCGGCCGGAGCCGTACCGGCCCGCATCCGGAACGGCCGGTCGGCATCCCCGGGTACGACCGCGTCTGCGGCCGCCGCGATCGGAGCGGCTTCAGGAGACGGCGTCCCGGACCGGCTGACGGCCGTGCGGGCGGGCCAGGTTGTCCGGGAGCAGGACGAGCCTGAGCTGCTCCTCCGTCAGCAGGCCCTTGGCGAGGACGAGTTCGTGCACGCTGCGGCCGGAGCTCAGCGCCTCCTGGGCGACGGCGGTGGCCTGTTCGTAGCCGATGTGCGGGTTGAGCGCGGTCGCCAGGCCGATGGAGCGGGTGACGAGGGCTGCGAGGTGGTCCCGGTTGGCGGTGATGCCCGTGACGCAGCGCTCGGCGAGCGTCAGGCAGCCGGCCCGCAGATGGGTCAGGCTCTTCAGCAGACTGTGGGCGATCAGCGGTTCGAAGGCGTTGAGCTGGAGCTGCCCCGCCTCGGCCGCCATGGTCACCGCCATGTCGTTCCCGATGACCTCGAAGGCGATCTGGTTGACGACCTCGGGGACCACGGGGTTCACCTTGCCGGGCATGATGCTCGAACCCGCCTGCACCGGCGGCAGGTTGATCTCGGCGAAGCCGGCCCGCGGGCCGCAGGACAGCAGCCGCAGGTCGTTGCAGGTCTTGGAGAGCTTGACGGCGATCCGCTTGAGGACGCCGGACAGCTGGACGAACGCGCCGGCGTCCTGGGTGGCCTCGACGAGGTCCTCGGCGACGGTCAGCGGCAGGCCGGTGATGGTCCGCAGGTTCCGGGCCGCCAGCGCCGCGTACCGCGGGTGGGCGTTGAGTCCGGTACCGATGGCCGTGCCGCCGAGGTTGATCTCCCGGATGAGCTCACGGGCCTCGGTGAGTCGCTTGTGGTCCTCGCCGAGCATGACGGCGTATGTCGCGAACTCCTGGCCCAGGGTCATCGGGACCGCGTCCTGGAGCTGCGTACGGCCCATCTTGAGGACGTCCGCGAACTCCGCCGCCTTCGTGTCGAAGGCCCCGCGCAGCACCTCCATGGCGTCCAGCAGCCGCTGGGCGGCGAGGTCGAGGGCGATCTTCACGGCGGTGGGGTAGACGTCGTTGGTGCTCTGGCCGGCGTTGACGTCCTCCAGCGGGTGCAGCCGGGCGTACTCGCCCTTGCGGTGGCCGAGGAGTTCCAGGGCCCGGTTGGCGACGACCTCGTTGGCGTTCATGTTCGTCGAGGTGCCCGCACCGCCCTGGATCACGTCGACGACGAACTCGCGGTGCAGCTTCCCGGCCCGTATCTCCTCGCACGCCGCCACGACCGCGTCCGCCTTGGCGGGGTCCAGGAGCCCGAGTTCACGGTTGGCGAGTGCCGCGGCCTGCTTGACGGAGGCGAGGGCGGTGACGAGGTCCGGGTAGGCCGAGACGGCGGTGCCGGTGATGGGGAAGTTCTCGGCGGCCCGCAGGGTGTGGATGCCGTAGTAGGCGTCCGCGGGGACGTCGCGGTCGCCGAGCAGATCGTGCTCGCGGCGGAACGCGCCGGGGGCCTCGTCGCGCGGGTCGTCGGGGTGGGCCTGGTCGTGCGTGGGCATGGCGCTGGGGACTTTCGTGTCGGGTGACTACGCAGGGGAGGTGGCGAGGGAGGGGCGGGGCGGGGATGCGGGCGGGAGCGGGTGCTACACCCGGGACGGGATGCGGGCGGGAGCGGGGCCGCACCCAGGTCGGGGATGCGGGCGGGAGCGGGGCCGCACCCAGGTCGGGAGCGGGTGCTACACCCGCGCCAGGTCCGCGGGCCGGACGTCTGCGGCCGCCGGTTCGCCGAGCGCATGGCGCAGCACCCGTTCCCGCTCCCGGGGGTCCGCGGTGGCGAGCAGCGCGCTCAGCACGGCGATCCGGGCCTGCCCGGCACGGAACGTGCCGGTCGGCACGGCGCCCGCGGCCACCAGGTCGACGGCGCCGCCGTGCGTGTAGATCTCGGTGACCGGGCCGGCCTGGACCCGGGTGGTCAGGGCGACGAGCACGCCGCGGGAGGTGGCGGCGGCGACGGCCTCGGCGATCTCCGGGGTCGCGTTCCCGGCCCCGGTGGCCACCAGGACGACGCCCTGGGCCCCCGCGTCCAGCGCGGCGTCGAACAGCAGGGCGTCCGCGTCGCAGTGATGCATGACCATGTCGACGCGGGGGGCCGTCTCCGGGACGGCGGGCAGCGCGAGCGCGGCGGGGCGCTCCGGCCGGCGCAGTACGGACACCCGGCCGAAACCGACGTTGCCGAGGCGGGTGCCGGAGGGGTCGGCGAAGGCGTCGGGGGCGAGGGTCTGCGTCTTGACCGTGCCGCGGGCCGGGTGCACCTTGCCGTCGAAGGCGATCACGACGCCCAGACCGCGGGTCGTCGCGGCGGTCAGCAGGGCGTCGTGGAGATTGCCGGGACCGTCGCCGTCCGTCGCCCCGAGCGGGAGCTGCGCGCCGGTGAAGACCACCGGTCGCGGGTCGTCGTGGTGGAGGTCCACGAGGAAGGCGGACTCCTCGAGCGTGTCGGTGCCGTGGGTGACGACGATTCCGTCGACACCGGGGTCCGCGAGCACCTCGTGGACCGTGCGGAGGAGGGTCAGCTGATGGTGGGTGGTGAGCCGGGGGCTGTTCACACTGAAGAGGTCCACGACCTCGACGCTGATGCCCTCCGGCAGCGGGGCGGTGGCCATGACCTCTCCCCCGTTCGCGTCGGCGGCGAAACCGGAACCCTGCCAGCGGCTGGCTATCGTCCCTCCGGTGCTGATGACGACCATGCGTCCCACGGTGCGTCCTCCTTCGTGCGGCGTCGTGCCGCAGTGGGGCGGCTGTTCCGACGGGGCACGCGGCCCGGCCTCGCTCATGGCGCCGGCCGGGCAGCGCCCCATGGCTGGCTCCGGGGGGTGGCCGGAGCAGTCGACGCAATCATAGGAGTTACAGGGCGCAATTTGATCGCTGCTTCAACCCTGCCTGGCCGAGAAGTGTGGGGGATAATTGCGCCATGGACGAGATCGACAGGGCAATCTTGCGCGAGCTCCAGAACGACGGCCGGCTGAGCAACCAGGAGTTGGCGCAGCGCGTCGGCCTCACGCCGTCGCCCTGCATGCGCCGCGTACGGCAGCTGGAGCAGGACGGCGTGATCCAGGGCTACCGGGCGGTGATCGACCCCGATGCGGTCGACCGGGGGTTCGAGGTGCTGGTCTCCATCGAGGTGGCGCGCGACCGCGAGGTGGTCGAGTCCTTCGAGTCGGCCCTGCAGGACATCCCGGACGTCATCGAGGCGCACCGCCTGTTCGGCAGCCCGGGGTGCCTGCTGCGGATCGCGGTGAGCGATCTCCGCGCCTACGAACGGCTGTGGATCGAGAAGCTGACGGCGCTGTCCGGCGTCACCGAGGTCAACTCCCAGATCATCATGAAGCGCATCAAGGAAGCCCGGGGACTTCCGGTGGACGGCTGAGGCGGTCCACGCGGGGTTCCGGCGGGCCCGGCACGCAGTACGGCCGCCGGCCGGCGCGCCAGGTGCCTGCCCGGCATCCGCCGTATGTCCTCCCCTGTCCTCCCCGTCCAGCAGCACCCGCCCCGTGGTGGGGCGCAGCCCCGGCAGACCGTGCGCAACGGGCGGACAGCAGGAACTTCGGGCGTGTGCCCATCATGGGAGTGGGTCCTCTCACCGCGGTAGGGAGCCGGAGGGCGGCCGGGCCCCGGCGGGTCCGGGCGCGGTCGCGCCGGACCGCCGGGGAGGAGCTACCGGCGCCGCTCCGGAGGAACGGTCGCTACGGTCGGCGGAAGTGGTGGGACGTCAGTCGGAAGCGGGCGTACGCCGCCTGACGCGGTCGCACGTCCGCAGGGCGCGCTCGTGAGGCGAGGGGCCCGCCGGCTCAGCCGGCGTCACGGAGCCGCCCGGAACGGACGCGCCGTGGCGGGGTGAAGGCGTACAGCCCGAGGATGTCCGGCATCTCGGCGAGCCCCGGCCCGCCCGCGCGTACCCACGCGGCCACGTCCTCGGTCGCGGCCGGATCGTTCACCAGTCCGAACCAGACCGGACGCCCGCCCGCGGCCCGGCCCTCGGCCGACGGCTGCACGACGACGACGTTCGCCTGGTCGCACACGTCCAGGCAGTCGGAGATCCGCACC
The genomic region above belongs to Streptomyces marianii and contains:
- a CDS encoding ATP-binding protein gives rise to the protein MLSGDVAGERHQPSRPSVPTGASAARGRVERLLEDRFREAPQVRPQAAVLTDALLVTSELVTNAIRHGGGVTGFAARVTDEGLELTVRDRNPAVPVVRLRPDGQTFPVGGYGWPLVQRLATRIHITPLREGKSITVLLPLGPRSPA
- a CDS encoding GPP34 family phosphoprotein codes for the protein MTTARDLMITAMDVAPSRPVTQGDLSLALAGAEVVDLLAAEAVTLDGDRIVPGLGPATGDPLLAQAVSSLVREAPYELVGDWLWRRGRGLSAAYLAALEAEGLFGRPRRRGLRFRAGREAPADSADRRAAAERLASDEPVLAALASAVGIRDDGVGGGEEGPDREKPVHPESPESPENPENPETGYEGRHETGSGAGTGSEGGRGTGGDRAGDGTGTGGLQEGSGGFPSVSDDVDTVLAAVLDALTQLEAMRQRRSVEQAAFDNIWRGD
- the aspA gene encoding aspartate ammonia-lyase, with the protein product MPTHDQAHPDDPRDEAPGAFRREHDLLGDRDVPADAYYGIHTLRAAENFPITGTAVSAYPDLVTALASVKQAAALANRELGLLDPAKADAVVAACEEIRAGKLHREFVVDVIQGGAGTSTNMNANEVVANRALELLGHRKGEYARLHPLEDVNAGQSTNDVYPTAVKIALDLAAQRLLDAMEVLRGAFDTKAAEFADVLKMGRTQLQDAVPMTLGQEFATYAVMLGEDHKRLTEARELIREINLGGTAIGTGLNAHPRYAALAARNLRTITGLPLTVAEDLVEATQDAGAFVQLSGVLKRIAVKLSKTCNDLRLLSCGPRAGFAEINLPPVQAGSSIMPGKVNPVVPEVVNQIAFEVIGNDMAVTMAAEAGQLQLNAFEPLIAHSLLKSLTHLRAGCLTLAERCVTGITANRDHLAALVTRSIGLATALNPHIGYEQATAVAQEALSSGRSVHELVLAKGLLTEEQLRLVLLPDNLARPHGRQPVRDAVS
- a CDS encoding asparaginase; this translates as MGRMVVISTGGTIASRWQGSGFAADANGGEVMATAPLPEGISVEVVDLFSVNSPRLTTHHQLTLLRTVHEVLADPGVDGIVVTHGTDTLEESAFLVDLHHDDPRPVVFTGAQLPLGATDGDGPGNLHDALLTAATTRGLGVVIAFDGKVHPARGTVKTQTLAPDAFADPSGTRLGNVGFGRVSVLRRPERPAALALPAVPETAPRVDMVMHHCDADALLFDAALDAGAQGVVLVATGAGNATPEIAEAVAAATSRGVLVALTTRVQAGPVTEIYTHGGAVDLVAAGAVPTGTFRAGQARIAVLSALLATADPRERERVLRHALGEPAAADVRPADLARV
- a CDS encoding Lrp/AsnC family transcriptional regulator produces the protein MDEIDRAILRELQNDGRLSNQELAQRVGLTPSPCMRRVRQLEQDGVIQGYRAVIDPDAVDRGFEVLVSIEVARDREVVESFESALQDIPDVIEAHRLFGSPGCLLRIAVSDLRAYERLWIEKLTALSGVTEVNSQIIMKRIKEARGLPVDG
- a CDS encoding (2Fe-2S) ferredoxin domain-containing protein → MPRGPVDTGPVPCRVVVCRDCCCGSPKVTGVDHAQQTARLAEQAPVRISDCLDVCDQANVVVVQPSAEGRAAGGRPVWFGLVNDPAATEDVAAWVRAGGPGLAEMPDILGLYAFTPPRRVRSGRLRDAG